In one window of Paraflavitalea soli DNA:
- a CDS encoding sensor histidine kinase, whose amino-acid sequence MMKAWMKPSRVEWITFFALMPVLSVLLNHLLYGDRLWHDPAIWLYSFTFVCVQGFVSWYLHIVSMHWLRIRLPDLQQTLLRLIVLAITHIILTSITFACLFYGYDYFHFLGYVLNTAQFKTSILLAVALTLIATTSWEAEYVIIKWKASLAEKEEIQQMAIQYEFETLKSQVNPHFLFNCFNTLSSLISEDPTQAESFLDELSKVYRYLLRNNEDGLSTLQNELRFIQSYYRLLKTRHGEAIQIQLEVDKRYDSYLLPSLSLQLLVENAVKHNIVSRQQPLVIDIFTMAGNQLAVNNNLQCKTIKDPSNKIGLANIRLKYELLEQPGFQVLSDTRNFTVILPLIWDSGYEKKISVVQKQIHPH is encoded by the coding sequence ATGATGAAAGCATGGATGAAACCTTCGCGGGTGGAGTGGATCACTTTTTTCGCGCTGATGCCTGTTCTCAGCGTGCTGTTGAACCATTTGCTGTATGGGGACCGGCTATGGCATGATCCTGCGATATGGCTATACTCCTTTACGTTTGTCTGTGTACAGGGTTTTGTTTCCTGGTACCTGCATATTGTGAGCATGCACTGGCTACGTATCCGGCTGCCAGACCTGCAGCAAACACTGCTGCGGCTGATCGTACTGGCGATTACGCATATTATCCTTACGAGCATCACTTTTGCCTGCCTGTTCTATGGCTATGACTATTTTCACTTCCTGGGTTATGTACTGAATACGGCCCAGTTCAAGACCTCCATCCTGCTGGCGGTAGCGCTTACGCTGATCGCCACTACTTCCTGGGAAGCGGAATATGTGATCATTAAATGGAAAGCCAGCCTGGCAGAAAAGGAAGAGATACAGCAGATGGCCATTCAATATGAGTTTGAAACGCTGAAGAGCCAGGTAAATCCGCATTTTCTGTTTAATTGCTTCAATACGCTGTCCTCACTTATTTCGGAAGATCCAACGCAGGCAGAAAGTTTCCTGGATGAATTGAGTAAGGTATACCGGTACCTGCTGCGGAACAATGAAGATGGGCTTTCCACACTGCAAAATGAACTGCGCTTCATTCAATCTTATTACCGGCTGCTGAAAACAAGACATGGTGAAGCGATCCAGATACAACTGGAAGTAGACAAGCGGTATGACAGCTACCTGCTGCCTTCACTCAGCCTGCAATTGCTGGTAGAGAATGCGGTGAAGCACAATATTGTATCGCGGCAGCAACCGTTGGTGATCGATATATTTACGATGGCTGGCAATCAGCTGGCGGTGAATAATAATCTACAGTGTAAAACGATCAAGGACCCTTCCAATAAGATAGGGCTGGCTAATATCCGGCTGAAATATGAACTATTGGAACAACCGGGTTTCCAGGTATTGTCGGATACGCGCAACTTTACCGTGATCCTGCCACTTATCTGGGACAGTGGTTATGAAAAAAAGATCAGTGTAGTTCAAAAGCAGATACACCCTCATTAA
- a CDS encoding sensor histidine kinase translates to MTVDAHSTLKRFTLPQYTRKDIWIFAAVVPVIVLVYNSLLFGARYFTERRVFLWSSLATFVILGSFWFVFTWIAVTLRNRFPQDSDLMKRMLISIFLFILINALIVTILFWGYDYFHFLNYELNQVRYQWTLLSAAIFNVFVTILHEGVDSFDKWKKTMLETQQLKKEYMQSRLLGLKSQMNPHFLFNSLNSLSSLISENTEEAEKFLDEMSKVYRYLLRSDDRLVTLGTEMQFLHSYYYLLKVRYGDGINIHLQVSEDQLSLLMPPLTLQLLVENTFTANMVSKDSPLNISISSLGEQWLQIQHNVQQKIRIGMQESEPAGLDNIINKYRLLCGQTVTIRQTDKQRVIHIPLIGQEETTVT, encoded by the coding sequence ATGACAGTAGACGCCCACTCCACCCTCAAAAGGTTTACACTGCCACAATACACCCGTAAAGACATCTGGATCTTTGCGGCAGTAGTGCCTGTCATTGTATTGGTATACAATTCCCTGCTTTTTGGCGCCCGTTATTTTACTGAACGGAGGGTCTTTTTATGGTCCAGCCTGGCCACCTTCGTGATCCTGGGGAGCTTCTGGTTTGTTTTTACCTGGATCGCAGTTACACTGCGCAACCGTTTTCCCCAAGACAGTGACCTGATGAAAAGAATGCTGATCTCCATTTTCCTGTTTATCCTCATCAATGCGCTGATTGTAACGATCCTGTTCTGGGGGTACGACTATTTTCACTTCCTGAATTATGAGCTGAACCAGGTACGCTACCAGTGGACGTTGCTTTCCGCTGCCATTTTCAATGTTTTTGTGACGATCCTTCATGAGGGCGTAGATAGTTTTGACAAATGGAAAAAGACGATGCTGGAAACGCAGCAATTGAAAAAGGAATACATGCAAAGCCGGCTGCTGGGACTTAAAAGCCAGATGAACCCGCATTTCCTGTTCAATAGCCTCAACTCGCTGTCGAGTCTGATCAGTGAAAACACGGAGGAGGCAGAGAAATTCCTGGATGAAATGAGCAAGGTATACCGCTACCTGCTGCGGAGCGACGACCGCCTGGTGACGCTGGGCACGGAGATGCAATTCCTGCATAGTTATTACTACCTGCTGAAAGTGCGTTATGGAGATGGGATCAATATCCACCTGCAGGTAAGCGAAGACCAGCTGAGCCTGCTGATGCCGCCGCTTACGCTTCAATTGCTGGTTGAAAATACCTTCACAGCCAATATGGTGAGTAAGGACAGCCCCCTGAACATCAGTATCAGTTCGCTGGGAGAACAATGGTTACAGATACAGCACAATGTGCAGCAAAAGATACGGATCGGCATGCAGGAATCTGAACCAGCCGGCCTTGACAATATCATTAATAAGTACCGTTTGCTTTGCGGACAAACGGTGACTATACGGCAAACAGATAAGCAACGTGTTATTCATATTCCTTTGATCGGACAGGAAGAAACTACGGTTACATGA
- a CDS encoding LytR/AlgR family response regulator transcription factor, translated as MKILIVEDEELAVKKLQKTLAGVDAQAVVVGVTDSIKSTVDWLQENPSPDLILMDIELSDGQSFEIFSRTAVKSAVVFTTSYDEYALKAFKVNSIDYLLKPIQKEDLETALNKYRQIKDLYAAGNTPTDLNVESLVKELRQKLQPKEYRKRFLVKHAQKLVSIEVEEIAYFFSDGRLNFFKTYDNRKFVVDYTMDEMEDMLDPDRYFRISRAFYIAVDSVDQIHDYFGNRLLLHLKPAVDKEAIVSREKVSDFKKWMGK; from the coding sequence ATGAAAATTCTAATCGTAGAAGACGAAGAGCTGGCAGTCAAGAAACTGCAGAAAACACTGGCCGGCGTTGATGCGCAAGCCGTAGTAGTTGGTGTTACCGATAGCATCAAAAGTACGGTAGACTGGCTGCAGGAGAACCCCTCTCCCGACCTGATCCTGATGGATATTGAACTGAGTGACGGGCAAAGTTTTGAAATATTTAGCCGAACGGCGGTCAAGAGCGCGGTAGTGTTCACTACTTCGTATGATGAATATGCATTGAAAGCCTTTAAGGTAAATAGTATCGATTACCTGTTGAAGCCGATCCAGAAGGAAGACCTGGAAACGGCGCTTAATAAATACCGGCAAATAAAGGACCTCTATGCTGCCGGCAATACACCTACGGACCTCAATGTGGAGAGCCTGGTAAAAGAGCTGCGCCAGAAACTACAGCCCAAGGAATACCGGAAGCGTTTTCTGGTAAAACACGCTCAGAAGCTGGTGTCGATCGAGGTAGAAGAGATCGCTTATTTCTTTAGTGACGGGCGGTTGAACTTCTTTAAGACGTATGATAACCGCAAGTTTGTGGTAGACTATACCATGGATGAAATGGAAGACATGCTGGACCCGGACCGCTATTTCCGTATCAGCCGGGCTTTCTATATTGCGGTGGACAGCGTGGACCAGATCCATGATTATTTTGGCAACCGGTTATTGCTGCACTTAAAGCCAGCTGTAGATAAAGAAGCGATCGTAAGCCGGGAGAAAGTGAGTGATTTTAAGAAGTGGATGGGTAAATAA
- a CDS encoding ligand-binding sensor domain-containing protein yields MAIFGKYFNPQSLSKYFHLLAVCILWCHISLARQVIAKKGSKSEFLAAPTAGVPDARQYVFSRFSTFNGLASNMVNNLVQDRRGYMWLATPNGLQRYDGNKFITFKHQHRDPLTLPDDNVGRVYMDKQNRLWVLTADNKIGIFDTENFSYHGVRIAWQKDTPTVFVAKTMVEKGDGKVLLMMGWHEVYEFSEASNSFVITEKIVYKPAQWKRLSFFQDTLTGRSWLGCDSGLVMYDPVTKNINYRGHNPDHNKIIEAMSEPTNVHLTFIDESGHAAFATWDQKRDGGPRLHYYNTKTGEKRKHDINGELYGGGYGEIHGIVQQRNGRLWVLGLPFIAEYVGGKHALQGLRNEHKDEQSLSFDVANYMYEDHAQNLWVCTSNGLFLFNPDAQVFNAYNLLRPDGAGVVDGPSKCVLEVDSNQIWVGTWGVGIYAYDRNFKPINLPASMDRYQAPYAIWCMERQRTTGNIWMGGQDGFIVIHQPATGQTGEYRFDAFEGRTIRQMVQDHQGNLWFGTQGGRVVKWTYQPGRDTKEGFTEITKSALILKLFVDKDGFIWVGTFGQGLLKIDPITNKIIEHYGAKGPKGRRMWNDSPSDIVQLNDSILVVANHGLSLLNVRTGNIGFISTDEGLPANNVMCLAKDKRGMLWLGMISGICRVNLEKMTFTYYDRRDGMPADYFECDDAHHLSDGRILFTSAHNFVVFDPEKMVKNTPPPDAVLKDIRLANISLPMDSVSKLFAIHLQHDKSSITIEFGGFNYTRQDKVDFYYQLAGVDKDWVHADDRRQAMYNYLRPGNYIFKVKSKNADGVESTGITSLRISVEPPFWRTWWFYSFLVLLAIGILYWIDRERMRRIRELQAMRTQIAGNLHSDINTTLNNINMLSEMAKIKADKDLTRSKEYIDQISEKSHNMIIAMDDMLWSIDPQNDSMEKTLLRMLEYVDALINRHGANIDILVDEHVRSLQLDMKSRHEMLLIFKEVLRNMVTVSKGGHILINIDLVKSRLSLKVQDNGIYASEADLFSLQTLDVLNKRTSTIHAELDIQADKNGASVILLVPVS; encoded by the coding sequence ATGGCTATATTTGGTAAGTATTTTAACCCTCAATCGTTGTCCAAATATTTTCATTTACTCGCCGTATGCATACTGTGGTGCCATATTTCGCTGGCCCGCCAGGTAATTGCCAAAAAGGGAAGCAAATCTGAATTCCTCGCTGCTCCCACAGCAGGCGTCCCCGACGCCCGGCAATATGTATTTTCCCGGTTTAGTACTTTTAATGGCCTCGCCTCCAATATGGTCAATAACCTCGTGCAGGATCGCAGAGGATATATGTGGCTGGCTACTCCCAATGGCCTGCAGCGCTATGATGGCAACAAATTCATCACTTTCAAACATCAGCACCGCGATCCACTCACATTGCCCGATGACAACGTAGGCCGGGTATACATGGATAAACAGAACAGGTTATGGGTATTGACCGCCGATAATAAGATCGGCATCTTTGATACGGAAAACTTTTCCTACCATGGCGTCAGGATTGCCTGGCAAAAAGATACTCCCACCGTTTTTGTCGCCAAGACCATGGTGGAAAAAGGTGATGGAAAAGTATTGCTCATGATGGGCTGGCATGAAGTATATGAATTCTCCGAAGCATCCAATAGCTTTGTCATCACCGAAAAAATAGTCTACAAACCCGCCCAATGGAAAAGACTGTCATTTTTTCAGGATACCCTCACCGGGCGTTCCTGGCTCGGCTGCGATTCAGGATTGGTCATGTACGACCCGGTCACAAAGAACATCAATTACCGCGGGCACAATCCAGACCACAATAAGATCATAGAGGCCATGAGTGAACCCACTAATGTGCACTTAACGTTTATTGACGAGTCGGGCCATGCAGCATTCGCTACCTGGGATCAGAAACGGGACGGTGGTCCACGCTTACATTATTACAACACCAAAACCGGTGAAAAGCGAAAACACGATATTAATGGAGAATTGTATGGAGGCGGCTATGGCGAGATTCACGGCATAGTGCAACAACGCAACGGCCGCTTATGGGTCCTCGGCCTTCCGTTTATTGCTGAATATGTAGGAGGTAAACACGCACTGCAAGGCTTGCGCAATGAACACAAGGATGAGCAGAGCCTCAGCTTTGATGTAGCCAATTACATGTATGAAGACCATGCCCAAAACCTGTGGGTATGCACCAGCAACGGCCTGTTCCTCTTCAATCCCGATGCCCAGGTATTTAATGCCTACAATTTATTGCGTCCTGATGGAGCAGGGGTAGTGGATGGCCCCTCCAAATGTGTGCTCGAAGTAGACAGCAACCAGATATGGGTAGGTACCTGGGGCGTGGGCATCTATGCCTACGACAGGAATTTCAAGCCCATTAACCTCCCTGCCTCCATGGACCGGTATCAGGCCCCTTATGCCATCTGGTGCATGGAGCGCCAGCGCACCACCGGCAATATATGGATGGGCGGGCAGGACGGCTTCATAGTAATACACCAACCCGCTACCGGACAAACCGGCGAATACCGCTTTGATGCTTTTGAAGGCCGCACCATCCGCCAGATGGTGCAGGACCATCAGGGTAACCTCTGGTTTGGTACACAGGGAGGTCGTGTAGTAAAATGGACCTACCAACCCGGCAGGGATACAAAAGAGGGCTTTACCGAGATCACAAAGTCAGCCCTGATATTAAAATTATTTGTGGACAAGGACGGCTTTATATGGGTAGGCACCTTTGGACAAGGATTGCTGAAAATAGATCCAATCACCAATAAGATCATTGAACATTATGGCGCTAAAGGTCCTAAAGGCAGGCGCATGTGGAACGATAGTCCCAGTGATATAGTGCAGCTCAACGATAGCATCCTCGTGGTGGCCAATCATGGGCTCTCTTTGCTAAATGTAAGGACCGGCAACATTGGCTTTATCAGTACCGATGAAGGATTACCCGCCAATAACGTGATGTGCCTGGCAAAAGATAAACGTGGTATGCTGTGGTTGGGTATGATCAGTGGTATTTGCCGGGTGAACCTCGAAAAAATGACCTTTACTTATTATGACCGTCGTGATGGTATGCCGGCTGATTATTTTGAATGTGATGATGCCCACCATCTCAGCGACGGGCGCATCCTGTTTACCAGCGCACATAACTTCGTTGTCTTTGATCCGGAAAAGATGGTTAAGAATACCCCGCCTCCGGATGCCGTGCTGAAAGATATCAGGTTGGCCAATATTTCCCTGCCCATGGATTCCGTGAGCAAGCTCTTTGCTATCCACCTGCAGCATGATAAAAGTTCCATTACCATAGAATTTGGCGGCTTCAACTATACCCGCCAGGATAAGGTTGATTTTTATTATCAGTTGGCAGGCGTAGACAAAGATTGGGTGCATGCCGATGATCGACGCCAGGCCATGTACAACTACCTTCGTCCGGGCAATTATATCTTTAAGGTAAAAAGTAAAAATGCAGATGGGGTGGAAAGCACCGGCATTACCTCCCTGCGGATCAGTGTGGAACCTCCTTTTTGGCGTACCTGGTGGTTTTACAGCTTCCTCGTCCTGTTAGCCATTGGCATCCTGTATTGGATAGACCGTGAGCGCATGCGGCGCATCCGTGAGCTCCAGGCCATGCGCACACAAATTGCCGGCAACCTCCACAGTGATATCAATACAACCCTCAACAACATCAACATGCTGAGCGAGATGGCCAAGATCAAAGCCGATAAAGACCTTACCCGCTCCAAAGAATACATAGACCAGATCAGTGAAAAAAGCCACAATATGATCATTGCCATGGACGATATGTTGTGGAGCATCGATCCGCAAAACGATAGCATGGAGAAAACCCTGCTGCGGATGCTGGAATATGTAGATGCACTCATCAACCGGCACGGCGCCAATATAGATATACTGGTGGATGAACACGTACGTTCATTGCAGCTCGACATGAAATCACGCCATGAAATGTTGCTTATCTTCAAAGAAGTATTGCGCAATATGGTCACGGTATCCAAAGGCGGCCATATCCTCATCAATATCGACCTGGTAAAATCCAGGCTCTCCCTGAAAGTGCAGGATAATGGTATCTATGCCAGTGAAGCCGACCTCTTCTCCCTGCAAACCCTCGATGTACTCAATAAACGCACAAGCACCATTCACGCCGAACTGGATATCCAGGCCGACAAGAATGGTGCTTCGGTAATTCTACTCGTTCCGGTCAGTTAA